The Hemibagrus wyckioides isolate EC202008001 linkage group LG26, SWU_Hwy_1.0, whole genome shotgun sequence DNA window gaattgtccaaaatgtcttggtatgctgaagcattcagagttcctttcactggaactaaggggccaagcccagctcctgaaaaacaaccccacaccataatcccccctccaccaaactttacacttggcacaatgcagtcagacaagtaccgttctcctggcaaccgccaaacccagactcgtccatcagattgccagatggagaagcgcgattcgtcactccagagaacgtgtctccactgctctagagtccagtggcggcatgctttacaccactgcatccgacgctttgcattgcacttggtgatgtatggcttggatgcagctgctcggccatggaaacccattccatgaagctctctgcacactgttcttgagctaatctgaaggccacatgaagtttggaggtctgtagcgattgactctgcagaaagttggcgacctcttcgcactatgcgcctcagcatccgctgaccccgctccgtcagtttacgtggcctaccacttcgtggctgagtttctgtcgttcccaaacacttccacgttcttataatacagctgacagttgactgtggaatatttaggagtgaggaaatttcacgactggatttgttgcacaggtggcatcctatcacagttccacgctggaattcactgagctactgagagcgacccattctttcacacatgtttgtaaaaacagtcggcatgcctaggtgcttgattttatacacctgtggccatggaagtgattggaacacctgattctgattatttggatgggtgagcgaatacttttggcaatatagtgtatatatatatacagtcaaacgtttggacacatcttctaattccatggtctttcctgatgtttattttttttttgctgaaggcggccaaaatacacaataatgtcctttgaacagttgatattgagatatgtctgctactgatgctctgtaaagccttcataacgcctctaatctgaggtgctgttaattggtgatttctgaggctggtaactctaaatgaacttctcctctgcagcagaggtaaattttggtcttgctttactggcatggtcttcatgtgagccagtttcatcatggtgcttgatgggttttgcaaatgcacttgacaatactgttcttgcaagaactattccagaacacctgaccttcatgtcttaaaataacaactgactgttttttgttgtccttacgtatggattacttaagtccatgtgtgttatttcatagttttgaaatctccagtattgttctagaatgtagaaaataaatccctaaaatgcacctaaaatgcactatgacctttacaggtgaactttatttgaccttctctacacttttgaatgcacatgtccaactgttcagtgtttcagtaccaACTACTGTAgctgagtgtatgtatgtaaggaTGCGTCGGAGACGGAAGTGTtagaatccatttgcagatctttatttaacaaacacacaggctgTAAATCCAATAATGCAAGGCAGaagtcaaaaaccggaaaagcaAAACACTAGAAACCAAAACCGAACTCGTAAACAGGCAAAGACAGGCAAGGATCATTCAGAACAACAGTAATCTAAGGCTTGGTACATCATGAGAGAACGATACTTCGCGTAGAACAAAGGAAACATGCCGCTTATATGTCCGAGCAGACCCTGGAAGTGTAGTTCATGGGTGCTAATACTCAggagagggctccctctggtgtaaaacttttttttatgtttttaacgTTAAAGTTTCTATTCTCTGCCTACCTTATGTTATCGTGGTCTGTCTATTGGATTACCTGGACtgtatttttttggtttttgctTCTTGGATCACCCCTTGGATTTTTTAACATCCTTTTGTGGATTACTGACTTTGTTTCCACCCATTTTGGGGAATTACCTTGGGTTAACTCAGCCTTTTGTTACCACCCATTATGTGGATTTCAGCCATTGTTTTCACCCATTCTGGTAATTAATAGTCATGTCTGGAGTCCAGCATTTTCACAGAATTTTGTTGGAGGCTGTTTTCGAGTGCTTAACTCATTCACAAATTGTTACTGATGGTTAAgatgagtgtttgtgagtataTACAACATTATAATGCCATGCTATGTCTGTTAACAAATTATTATCCATAATAGCAATTCTTGTTTGGGATATAGCACAGTAGAGTCCTTACAATTTTGTTACCATTagggaaatgaaatgaaaatgaaatttgGGGAAATAATTAACAATTAATAAGCTCTATAGATGTGGGCAAGATTAGCTTGAATAGTGTGAGGCTCTGAATacacaaatgtaaatgtggGTGCTAGATGACTAGTTTAACATTCTGTTCTAATAGCTAGAACATTGTGGGTTTAAACCTTAGGACATAATAAACTGTTTACTGAACAATCAAATCAAATTACAACCAAAGCGACAACTTTAAACATGACCCTAACCTTTAGCCCTTCATctttctgtgtatgtttgtgaagTGGAACAAAAAATGCAGAGATACACTAAAGCACATACttgaaatttatttttgtaataaaataacatCAGCATGTTGCTATGCAGACATCCTGATAACACACCCAGTTGTATAATGAGAACTGCACAAAATTGCATAAGAAATACCAttaaaaaaagttgtttttttatccTCACTGTTTGCAGGGTTTGGTGATCTAAACTTCGTGCGTGTATGTAAATGAGTGCATAGATTCCTATTCTaagaaagaatattttaaaacacTTACATGTgcaaaccaaacacactgtaGTATAAACATCAGGTAATTAGATTTCACCTTAATTACCCATAAACCATCTATTAACATGAAAAGCAAGTATAATATGGTAAGACACTACAGATCATGCTGTATGGAGAAAGTGGAAGTTACTGAGTAcaacattaaaaatatgataaaacATCTGCATTAAGAGGATACAATAATAATGCATAGAAGAGTATAAATGAGACAGTACTGTAGATCAGATGATGATGAATACAGATGTTGGACCACAGCTTGCCTTCAGTCTtcatgtttaataaaacaaatcttcaaagacaaagaaatgattttaattgcaatataaataatataaagaaaagcTTATTGAATTAATGCATGAATGGAAAAACACCACACTGAAGGTCAGTCATAGGCAGAGCAGATGAAGTTGAGTTTTTCGCTCTGAGGCAGGCTGATCCACTTCTGCTCTCCTCCAGACTGCACTGCTCCGGTTCTCTCCTCATGGCTGCAGTCTTCAAACCCTGTCCCGTTGCCCGGAGCCCAGTCCTGGTAGCAGATCATCTCTCCATTCACCCAGTACCAGAAGCCCAGAGTACAGGTGTGACGCAGGCCAAGCCACACGTGTTCATTGGAGGTGTTTTGAGCCACTTCCTTCACCCAGAGCTGCATCTCCTCAGTGCGCACTGAGACCAGGTCATGATGATGGTTCCTGCAGTATCTCAGAGCTTCTTTCCAGGTCAGATTCTCATTAATCAGGATCAGCTTATCTGAATATACAAGGTAATAAACATTGTACCAGAACTCTGAAGAGTctgtaatatatacagtatgaaatTATGTACAGTTTTAGATATTGGAGGGACATTCTTTCAAGAAAGACATAACTAAAAGGTGTTGAGTAATCCTGTATACTAAGAAATAAACAGATGTAATGTAACTCACTCTCATGGCAGATGAACGGGAGTTTTTCTGTGCAGTTCACATCACTCCAGTAACGTTTCTCAGACTCAGACACTGCAGAACAGTTCAAACCTCCACTGGGTTTGTCAGAGCTCCAGTATCTGAATAAGGAGTTACTCTGATCTGACCACTTCCAGGAGTCATTAAACAGACCAATCCAAACTTTCTGATGCACTGAACTATTAATCATTCTCCAGATCTCCTCATTCTCAGTTTGGTTCCTCACACTGACCAGGTCAGTGtatttctctctgcagtagatCTGAGCATCATACCACCTCTTTGTCTCATTAATCACTACATATTTAgggtttttgttcttttctgaaaaaaaagcacagtgaATAGCTCATTTATGACTACATTAGATATCTGCCTTTTGTGCCTACAAAGGAACTGTaacaagaaagtaaaaaaaagagaa harbors:
- the LOC131346392 gene encoding macrophage mannose receptor 1-like; amino-acid sequence: MSLQFAIYDLFNKMAVQARIKEAAKDQVIQNLKTSLSKKRAMHTTAARKVVLPVASSPDHHHSSDDATNIGSPQHPDIGDDWDEEIRLPSTQRIATCIFRKPRMFRSKRKSSSVEAGTAKKRQAIMMETKELYDNTGHGMPPQVDEIIASLHEKNKNPKYVVINETKRWYDAQIYCREKYTDLVSVRNQTENEEIWRMINSSVHQKVWIGLFNDSWKWSDQSNSLFRYWSSDKPSGGLNCSAVSESEKRYWSDVNCTEKLPFICHENKLILINENLTWKEALRYCRNHHHDLVSVRTEEMQLWVKEVAQNTSNEHVWLGLRHTCTLGFWYWVNGEMICYQDWAPGNGTGFEDCSHEERTGAVQSGGEQKWISLPQSEKLNFICSAYD